The Candidatus Ozemobacteraceae bacterium genomic interval CGGCCGCTGGGGCAGAACCTCGCGCTTGAACCCGTCGTCGAGGGCCTCGCCGACTTCGCGCATGTAGGTGTTGCCGGCGCCGAGATACATATCATCGCGAATACCAACGACTTCCGACAGGAAGGAGATCATGTTGGCGGTCTCGCGTACGGTCTCGCCGTGGGCGATTTGCGACTTGCCCTCGTCGAGGTCCTGAACGGCGAGGCCGAGCAGGTTACAGGCCGAGGCGAACGAGAAGCGGGTGCGGGTCGAGTTGTCGCGGAACAGGGAGACGGCAAGGCCGGAGTCGAAGCACCGGGCCGAGATGTTTTCCCTGCGCATGAGTTTCAGCAGATCGGCGATCGCGAGGATCTGCTTGAGTTCGTCGACGGACTTCTCCCAGGTCAGCAGAAAATCCTTCCCGAACATCTTGCTCTTGTAGCTCTTGATCTCTTTCAACAGGGAATTCAAATCAGACATTGGTCTCCATTCCTTTTTTTCATGTATTTCCGTACACGCCGAACCAAAGGTTCGGCCGCAGGGACAAGTGATTATATCCAACGCCCGGAGAATCTACAACATCCGAGGTGGACCTCATGGGATATCGTCAGGTCGACTCACCCGCCGAAGAGGTATTTCATGAAGGGAGCTTCAGACGATTGCCGGAGCGCATGACGAGACCGTCGGCGACGAGACGGCCGATCATCGCGTCGAGCCATGCCCGGTCGTTCGCTGGTTCGAACGACGGATCGATGCGAGGTCCGAGATCGGCGACGGCAAGTCCGGTCGGTGCTTCGCGAACGAGGCTCAGAATGCGGCCGCGAAAGATGCGGTCGGGGTGTGGCTTGTTGCGGTGCTTGCGCTCGCGGCTCGCGGGATATGTCCTGTCTGGCGCCGCATGCGTTCCTTCGAGAAAACCGGCGCAGGCAGGGCATTCCCGGCCGAGAGGGCATGTCGCGCAGAGAGGCTTCTTGAGGCAGACCAGGCTGGCGAGATCGAACAGCGCCTGCACGAGGTCGTCGAACCGGCGCGAGCCACGCAGAACTTCCGCCAGGCGGGGTCTGAGCTTCCCGTCATCACGGGGCTCGGGAAACGGCTCTCCCAGGAGCAATCGCGCGCCGGCCCGCCGGATGTTGGTGTCGATCGGAACCGCAAGCTTTTTCAGGGAAAAGACGGTCATGGCCGCTGCGGTGTACGGGCCGATGCCCTTCAGGCGGAGCCAATCTTCTTCGCTGTCAGGCAGGCCGTGCTCGACCACCTGCCGCGCGATCTCCTGCAGCGCGAGAGCGCGCCGGTTGTAGCCGAGGCCGGCCCAGGCGCGGATCACCTCCGCCGTTCCCGCCCGGGCGAGCGCCTGCCAGTCCGGGAACGCCTCGAGCCACCGGCGATACGCCGGCACGACGCGCGGAACCTGCGTCTGTTGCAACATGATCTCGCTGACGAGAATCTCGTAGGCGTCGTTCGTCCGGCGCCACGGCAGATCCCGGCCGGAGGCGTCATACCAATCGAGAAGAAGGCGGGCCGTCTTTGTTCGAGCCGTTTCGATCATGATCGATTCCCGCATGGCACGAGCCGGTTCCGCGTTTCCGTTCGTGCTGAGCCTGTCGAAGCACAAGAACGTTTTCGCCCTTCGACAGGCTCAGGGCGAGCGGTTGCATCACATGCCGCGGAAGGCACGTCGTTAATCCTGCACGTGATAGGTCAGCAATACGACGTCTTTGGGCAGGACGGTCTGCCGGAACTCCTGCTCTGCGCCCTTCTCGTAGATCGGATACCACCAGCCGGCGTCGGCAGGGATTTCGGCCGTTTTCCTGGACTCGGCGAATCCTTTGAGAAGCGCTTCGAGCCGCTGGGGCGTTGAATAATCATTGCTATAGCTGACGAGGGCGACCACCCCTTCGGGATCATTCTCGACGGAAAAGAGCGCTTTGGCGGGTTTTCCGAGCCGCTCCAGTTCGTCTTTTTTCAGAACCAGCAGAGGTGCGATTCCGCCTTCTCTGACGTCGAGCACCCGCACGCTTTTGAGTTTGCTTTTTTCGATTTCGACGAAGTCCGTATCCAGCGCGCCCATGAACGAGTTGCGCTCGATCTGGTCGCACATGACGTTCTGTCCGAGTTCGGGTTTGTATCGGAGTTCGTGAATTTCCCTGAATACGCCGATTCCTGTCTGGGACGCCTCGGACCCGGCGCCATCGGCTTCCCGGACGAACTTTTTCAGAAAGAACTCGCCGTTCACCGGTTCCTCCCGCATCGAACCGTCGCCGTCCATCTCGGCAAAGGTCCAGGCTTCGGCTGCGGTTGTGCCGCCCTCGTCCGGCGAGGCGATCTGAACGAAGCCTCCGAACACGTAGCCCTCGAGGTCGCCGGCTTTCACCTTGAACCAGGGAGCCTTTTTCCCTTCGATCTCGACCTGGTCGCCATCCCTGGAGAGAACGGCCAGAGGGGTGGCGTCCGGAAGTTTCTTCACGGCCTTCCCTTTTGCCGAAGGAGCGTCGCGGAGATTGACGCCCGAGGGGGCGGCGACGAACCCGGCGAGGGCCGGCGCTTTGAACACACCGTAGGAGCATGTTTCGTAATACCCGGTGATCTTTGCGCCGTCGGTCGTCTCGAATTCGCACTTCAGATACCAGCAGGCTCCCGTCGATGCGGAGAGCGCTCCGCAAATCCCGATGAAGGCGATGCAGAGAAGAACCTGAAGAGAGCGAAGGCGGGATCTTCCACCGGAAAGGTTGTTCATGCTGATTCTCTTTTCACAGGAAGATGGTTCGAACGATCAGTATTTGCCGATGCTCTGGAGGAAGCGCATGCGGGTGACGTCGGGGGAGGTGCCATGCAGGGCTTCGTAGGAGTAGTCGGACGGATCGCCGGGTTTCAGCGACGGCAGGAGGTGAAGCCGGAGGGTTTCCTTGCTCCAGGAAGTGGAAAATGTCGTTTTCACGACGTATTTCACCTGGATCTCGCGTGAGCCCAGCGCGTCGAAACGCTTTCTGGACATCGTTCCGGCGTAGTGCCGGAGCCCGTTCTTCTGTTCGACGAATTTCAGCTGGCCCAGCGGCGCGCCGGTGCGGTCGAACACCTGCATCCGCTCGCCGACCTTTTTGCCGCGGTCGTTCATGAGGAGGGTGAACGTGAACGAGTCAGAGACGGCTTTCCTGTCGGAACGCGCGATCTGGTAAGCGATGCCGGGATTCTCGAAGCCGGCGTTCTCGTTCATGTTCTCGTTCCGCTCGACCAGGTTTCGTTGCTCCTTCTCGAACACGGTCTCTATGGCCTGCAGAGAGGTCATGCCGTCCTCGTTGGGATGCGCCCGCAGAAACGCCTGGAGGCACAGGGCCTGTCCGATGCGAGGGAAAAGAAGTTCGCGCTCGCTTCCGAGGGTCATCGTCCATGACAGGATTGAAGAATATAATTCGTTATATAATGACAAAATTCGGTTTTGGGCCGGGGTGAGAGTGAGCCGGCGCCGGGCCAGATTTCTTCGGATGGTTTCGTAGCCGGGGACGAGCGTGCGCTGGATGAGCGGGGGAACCAGGGGAGAGGTCAGGTTGCTGATCCGCAGGTCCTTTCCATACTCTTCCAGCGGCTGGACGATCTGGGAAAACTGCTGCTCGGAAACCGTTCCCGGCGTCGGCACCGGCGCCGGACGTTTCGCGGGCAGAGACTGCCACTGCTGCCCTGCCGCAGGAGCCGGAACAGCCTGCTGAGGTGCGCCGCAGGCATTGCAGAACCGGCTCTGGTCAGGCAGATTCACGCCGCACGAACCGCAGAACATGGCGTGCGCCGGCAACAGGGGCAGAAGAAGGAGCCCTGCGACGAGGACGAGGATGTTTCGCATGAGACGCTTCCCTTCGAGCAGATTCAGATCAGGGGCCGAATCCACTGGAACTTGCGGAGCCGGTTCAGCTTTTTCATCATCTCGGCGGAGGTGTGGTCTTCAGGACCGAACACGGTCCGGACGCTGCCGTCGGGTTGGAGGTCGATCTTGTACTCGAGGCACTCCTGGAACTGGCGTTCCATGCGCCGGGCGGTCATCTCGCCGAAGGGGAAGTCCTGGATGACGGCGACCACTTCCGAGTTCACCACGTCGCTGAGCGGGTCGAGGTTGTACGTGCCGACGACCGTGACCTGGCGGTCGAAGACGAAGGCCTTGGTGTGCAGGCAGGGGCTGCCTTTCGGGAAAACGAGGATCCTGGCCCCCGGCATCGTCGCGAGAAGACGCTTCCAGTCGTTCATGAAGAACGCCACGGTCGAGCCGTGGTTCGTCGATTCGCCGGAGTTGGTGTTGAGCACGATCTTCACGCCGCGCTTCGCGGCCCGGACGAGCGCCTTCTCGGCTTCCGAGGAGAGAACGACGTAGGCGTTCTGGATCAGGATCTCGTGCTTGCAGGCATCGATCATGCGGATCAGGCCGGGGCCGATATCTTCGCGCGTGCCGAGCATCGAGTGCTTGTCGAGAATCTTCACCGGCTTCAGCCGCTCGCCCCTGAACAGTTCGAAGGAAGCGTACGACGTGAGCTTTTTATACTTCACGATTTCCTTGTTGTAGATGTCGAGGTGCCGTTTCAGCCCGGCATCGAGGCCTTGCTCGGCGGGGAAGGTGCCGCGGCCCTGGATATACCGGCTCATGACCCGGTACGCCAGATCGAGCTTCGCTGTCTGGTCGCGGAGATTCATGAGGTCAGGTTTGACCGGGACGGTTCGGAGCATGTTCCATTCTTCGTCGAAGGCTTGCTGCAACTGCTTCACGACGTTCGATCCCTCGAGAACCAGATCCATGTCCCGGAACACGTTGTCGTGCTCGCCCATCTGGGCGAAGTAGTCTGCGCCGATGTTCCGGCCGCCCGTCATGGCGAGCTTTCCGTCGATGATGATGATCTTGTCGTGGTTCGACAGCAGAACCTGGCGGAGGTCCTGGAACACGTGCAGAAGGGAACGGCCGACGGGATTGTACAGGCGCACCTCGACGCCGGGCATGCGGGCGAGCTCCTCGAGTTCGTCGAAGTCGCCGATCTTGCGGACGCCGCGCAGGAAGCGCGCGTCGATCATCAGTTTCACCTTCACGCCTTCACGAGCCTTCTTCTGCAGCAGGCCGAGGAAGGACCAGCCGAAGATGTCGTTGTCGACGATGAAATACGTCGAGACGATCGAGGAACGCGCCGACTCCAGCATGTGCCAGCGCGCATACCAGGACTCTTCATTCCCGGTGAGCAGTCGGGTGCGTGCCAGAACGTTCGAATCCGCGGCCGGGAATGAGTTGAAGACGGCCTGAAGCGCGTTATTCCCCGGAAGCCGCTCGAAAGCCGACGAGGGCGTCGGAGTCATGACGATGCAGAGCAGAAGGGCGATTACCGACAACAGAACGGCGTCCGGCAGCGAAGGGTGGATTTTGGGGACGGCGTGAAGCGAACGGCGGGTCATCATCGGAATGTCTCCTTCCGTTTTCGGCGGTTATCGGGGGAATTGTACCGCAGTCCGGCCTGTTCGGGCAATGGACATGGTCGGTATTTCCTGCTATATCAGGCCTGAGGAAAAACACGCATCGGAGGATCTCTGCCATGGTTGACATCCCGTCTCGCTCTAATCCCTGCCTGTTGCTGGTTGTCGTTCTGGCCATGTTCGGAACGTTGCTTCCGGTGCCCGGCATCGCTGTCCAGACTTCTGGAAACACGGCGGGAGCCCTGGCTCTGCGCAAAGCCGCGATGACCGGTCAGGCGACGTGCCGCGACGTGCAGGCTCCCGAAGGTGTTTTCGTCAAGGTTTTCAACGATACCGTGGCCGAATGGGTCGCCCGGCCGCTGGATGCCGGATTGGTCGCCGAGATTCGCACCGCGCTCGCGCCGCATCTGCGCATCGAGCTGAACCCGCGCGGTTTCGCCCCCGCCGCCACCCGCACGACGGAAGGCGAGGCAGATTCGACCAACTACGACGCCATCTGGGTCCGCGACAACGTCTGGGTATATTATGCGCTGGC includes:
- a CDS encoding phosphatidylserine/phosphatidylglycerophosphate/cardiolipin synthase family protein yields the protein MMTRRSLHAVPKIHPSLPDAVLLSVIALLLCIVMTPTPSSAFERLPGNNALQAVFNSFPAADSNVLARTRLLTGNEESWYARWHMLESARSSIVSTYFIVDNDIFGWSFLGLLQKKAREGVKVKLMIDARFLRGVRKIGDFDELEELARMPGVEVRLYNPVGRSLLHVFQDLRQVLLSNHDKIIIIDGKLAMTGGRNIGADYFAQMGEHDNVFRDMDLVLEGSNVVKQLQQAFDEEWNMLRTVPVKPDLMNLRDQTAKLDLAYRVMSRYIQGRGTFPAEQGLDAGLKRHLDIYNKEIVKYKKLTSYASFELFRGERLKPVKILDKHSMLGTREDIGPGLIRMIDACKHEILIQNAYVVLSSEAEKALVRAAKRGVKIVLNTNSGESTNHGSTVAFFMNDWKRLLATMPGARILVFPKGSPCLHTKAFVFDRQVTVVGTYNLDPLSDVVNSEVVAVIQDFPFGEMTARRMERQFQECLEYKIDLQPDGSVRTVFGPEDHTSAEMMKKLNRLRKFQWIRPLI
- a CDS encoding A/G-specific adenine glycosylase — translated: MIETARTKTARLLLDWYDASGRDLPWRRTNDAYEILVSEIMLQQTQVPRVVPAYRRWLEAFPDWQALARAGTAEVIRAWAGLGYNRRALALQEIARQVVEHGLPDSEEDWLRLKGIGPYTAAAMTVFSLKKLAVPIDTNIRRAGARLLLGEPFPEPRDDGKLRPRLAEVLRGSRRFDDLVQALFDLASLVCLKKPLCATCPLGRECPACAGFLEGTHAAPDRTYPASRERKHRNKPHPDRIFRGRILSLVREAPTGLAVADLGPRIDPSFEPANDRAWLDAMIGRLVADGLVMRSGNRLKLPS
- a CDS encoding SH3 domain-containing protein; amino-acid sequence: MNNLSGGRSRLRSLQVLLCIAFIGICGALSASTGACWYLKCEFETTDGAKITGYYETCSYGVFKAPALAGFVAAPSGVNLRDAPSAKGKAVKKLPDATPLAVLSRDGDQVEIEGKKAPWFKVKAGDLEGYVFGGFVQIASPDEGGTTAAEAWTFAEMDGDGSMREEPVNGEFFLKKFVREADGAGSEASQTGIGVFREIHELRYKPELGQNVMCDQIERNSFMGALDTDFVEIEKSKLKSVRVLDVREGGIAPLLVLKKDELERLGKPAKALFSVENDPEGVVALVSYSNDYSTPQRLEALLKGFAESRKTAEIPADAGWWYPIYEKGAEQEFRQTVLPKDVVLLTYHVQD
- a CDS encoding zinc ribbon domain-containing protein; its protein translation is MRNILVLVAGLLLLPLLPAHAMFCGSCGVNLPDQSRFCNACGAPQQAVPAPAAGQQWQSLPAKRPAPVPTPGTVSEQQFSQIVQPLEEYGKDLRISNLTSPLVPPLIQRTLVPGYETIRRNLARRRLTLTPAQNRILSLYNELYSSILSWTMTLGSERELLFPRIGQALCLQAFLRAHPNEDGMTSLQAIETVFEKEQRNLVERNENMNENAGFENPGIAYQIARSDRKAVSDSFTFTLLMNDRGKKVGERMQVFDRTGAPLGQLKFVEQKNGLRHYAGTMSRKRFDALGSREIQVKYVVKTTFSTSWSKETLRLHLLPSLKPGDPSDYSYEALHGTSPDVTRMRFLQSIGKY